A stretch of the Flavobacterium sp. 5 genome encodes the following:
- a CDS encoding ABC transporter substrate-binding protein gives MKILTDQLGTTHSFETSPQRIVSLVPSQTELLCDLGLEENIVGITKFCVHPYHLKSTKKIVGGTKKVNYDKILALEPDIIICNKEENTQEIVDELRKVCPVWVTDIFTIEDNFQMIADFGQLFNRRIEARKWNDKLAFALSNFENFIKDLPVKKVAYFIWKNPYMVAGSGTFIDELLKLNHFQNHYASQERYPEIELEKMSKDASLDLVLLSSEPFPFKAEDGYEIIKDSLNAKAILVDGEMFSWYGSRLIKALDYFRYLHKSI, from the coding sequence TTGAAAATATTAACTGATCAACTAGGAACAACACATTCTTTTGAAACTTCGCCCCAGCGAATTGTTTCTCTTGTGCCTTCTCAAACTGAATTACTATGTGATTTGGGTCTGGAAGAGAATATAGTTGGAATCACCAAGTTTTGTGTGCATCCTTATCATCTTAAATCGACTAAAAAAATAGTCGGAGGAACCAAGAAAGTCAATTACGATAAAATTCTAGCGCTTGAACCTGATATTATTATTTGCAATAAAGAAGAGAATACTCAAGAGATTGTAGATGAATTACGAAAGGTTTGTCCAGTTTGGGTTACTGATATTTTTACTATAGAAGATAATTTTCAAATGATTGCTGACTTTGGACAACTCTTCAATCGAAGGATTGAAGCTAGAAAATGGAATGATAAATTAGCTTTTGCCTTGAGTAATTTTGAAAATTTCATTAAAGATCTTCCTGTAAAAAAAGTCGCTTATTTTATTTGGAAAAACCCTTATATGGTGGCTGGATCAGGGACTTTTATTGATGAATTATTAAAGCTAAATCATTTTCAAAATCATTATGCTTCTCAAGAAAGATATCCCGAAATTGAACTCGAAAAAATGAGTAAAGATGCAAGTTTGGATTTGGTCTTGCTCTCTTCAGAACCCTTTCCTTTTAAAGCAGAAGATGGTTATGAAATTATAAAAGACTCTCTTAATGCAAAAGCTATTTTGGTAGACGGCGAAATGTTTTCTTGGTATGGAAGTAGGTTGATAAAGGCTTTGGATTATTTTAGATATTTGCATAAAAGCATTTAA
- the pyrF gene encoding orotidine-5'-phosphate decarboxylase: MTTQQLCDQIKIKKSFLCVGLDVDLNKIPQHLLELEDPIFEFNKAIIDATHDLAVAYKPNIAFFEAYGLKGWTSLQKTINYINEKHPEIFTIADAKRGDIGNTSSMYAKAFFEDLNFDSVTIAPYMGKDSVEPFLAFENKHAILLALTSNEGAFDFQTLQVDGKELYKHVLETSKTWKNSENLMYVVGATKAEYFTEIRKIVPDSFLLVPGVGAQGGSLSEVCKYGMNDNIGLLINSSRAIIYASNGTDYAEVARIEALKMQKEMELIMLQA, translated from the coding sequence ATGACAACACAACAACTTTGCGATCAAATCAAAATTAAAAAATCTTTTCTATGCGTAGGATTAGATGTAGATTTGAATAAAATTCCACAACATTTATTAGAATTAGAAGATCCAATTTTCGAATTCAATAAAGCTATTATTGATGCTACTCATGATCTTGCTGTGGCCTATAAACCTAATATTGCATTTTTTGAAGCCTATGGGTTAAAAGGATGGACTTCATTACAAAAGACTATCAATTATATCAACGAGAAGCATCCTGAAATTTTCACTATTGCTGATGCTAAAAGAGGTGATATTGGAAATACATCTTCCATGTATGCCAAAGCTTTTTTCGAAGATTTAAATTTTGATAGTGTAACAATTGCTCCATACATGGGGAAAGACTCAGTTGAACCATTTTTAGCTTTTGAAAATAAACACGCTATATTATTGGCTTTGACATCAAATGAAGGAGCTTTTGATTTTCAGACGCTACAAGTTGATGGTAAAGAATTGTACAAACACGTATTGGAAACATCCAAAACTTGGAAGAATTCTGAAAACCTAATGTATGTCGTGGGTGCTACCAAAGCTGAATATTTTACAGAAATCCGTAAAATTGTACCCGATAGTTTCTTGCTTGTTCCAGGCGTTGGTGCTCAAGGAGGAAGTCTTTCGGAAGTTTGTAAATACGGAATGAATGATAACATAGGATTGTTAATCAACTCTTCTCGTGCTATAATTTATGCTTCCAACGGAACTGATTATGCCGAAGTTGCTAGAATCGAAGCTTTGAAAATGCAAAAGGAAATGGAATTGATTATGTTACAGGCATAA
- a CDS encoding CsbD family protein produces MERNWNEIKGKLKQKYADLTDDDLLYEEGKEDELYGKIQKRIGKSKDEITKWIAEL; encoded by the coding sequence TTGGAACGAAATTGGAACGAAATTAAAGGAAAACTGAAGCAAAAATATGCAGACCTTACAGATGACGATTTATTGTATGAAGAAGGAAAAGAGGATGAATTGTATGGTAAAATTCAAAAAAGAATTGGTAAATCAAAAGACGAAATTACCAAATGGATTGCTGAATTATAA
- a CDS encoding AraC family transcriptional regulator: MRIFIKFDFNTVCKKILEEKLDECQIKHRILGFGEVEFLEKVSIEKLDSFSNSLYPYGIEIVENQKTILIQKIKDAIVDLVFNEDSSINVKSSVYLSEKLNHSYGYLSNLFSEVTYTSIENFIIIQKIEHTKQLIINGQLSLTEIAFKLNYSSVAHLSSQFKNTTGITPSAFQRIITKRREIATKNKN, from the coding sequence ATGAGAATATTCATAAAATTTGATTTCAATACTGTTTGTAAAAAAATCCTAGAAGAAAAACTGGATGAATGTCAAATAAAACATAGAATTTTAGGTTTTGGAGAAGTTGAATTTCTAGAAAAAGTATCAATTGAAAAACTAGATTCATTCAGCAATTCACTTTATCCATATGGAATTGAAATAGTTGAAAATCAAAAAACAATTTTAATTCAAAAAATTAAAGATGCTATAGTTGATTTGGTTTTTAATGAGGACAGTAGTATCAATGTAAAAAGTTCCGTTTATTTATCAGAAAAGCTAAACCATTCTTATGGTTATTTATCCAATCTTTTTTCTGAAGTAACTTATACTTCTATTGAAAATTTTATCATTATTCAAAAAATTGAACATACAAAACAATTAATTATTAACGGTCAGCTATCATTAACAGAAATAGCTTTTAAACTAAATTATTCCAGTGTTGCTCATTTAAGTTCACAATTTAAAAACACAACTGGTATAACGCCTTCTGCCTTTCAAAGAATTATAACTAAACGAAGGGAAATTGCCACCAAAAATAAAAACTAA
- a CDS encoding response regulator: MHDSILITLADDDEDDRLFFTDAFEELKINTIVNTVNNGRELLNFLNHPETILPNIVFLDLNMPILNGIECLKEIKLNDKFNDIVIAIYSTSSSDQDVEDTFVLGANIYIKKPSHFDDLKKILTNIVTVNWQYHTSGLNKDNFLLRL; this comes from the coding sequence ATGCACGATTCTATACTTATCACACTAGCAGACGACGATGAAGACGATAGATTGTTTTTCACAGATGCTTTTGAAGAATTAAAAATCAATACAATTGTCAACACGGTAAATAACGGAAGAGAATTATTAAACTTTTTAAATCATCCTGAAACCATTTTACCAAACATTGTTTTTTTAGATTTAAATATGCCTATTCTAAACGGAATTGAATGCTTGAAAGAAATAAAATTAAATGACAAGTTTAATGACATTGTTATAGCAATATATTCTACCTCATCATCAGATCAAGATGTGGAAGATACATTTGTTTTGGGTGCCAATATTTACATTAAAAAACCAAGTCATTTTGATGATTTAAAAAAAATATTAACAAATATTGTCACTGTCAATTGGCAATATCACACTAGTGGTTTAAACAAAGATAATTTTTTACTTCGATTATAA
- a CDS encoding PAS domain-containing protein translates to MKYIRNKSSIYHKIIFTISLFILFFISVLTVKHIKNISNSTKLLMHTYEVNLELEHLYSNIKDSENDMRGYIISKDNIYLILYKIDIKNINKSFSIVKKLTKNNVNQQENLESLYKIVNKRSEHIAKYSNLDKNIDFLKNYDFKKNFKESSNLLIDIRIKLNDMVHNEQSNLTLQNSLYDKQIYFTPIITLGILFTTLLLLIFTYYKTTKDIDKVQAANVKLNKSQFLSYQAEIISEFGTWEWNFNSSEIIYSDNLYRILGVEPKSFEANQDNFMKFVHPEDVEIVNTIFENIIVDENLQHTHFRIIRPDNTIRMLRSVGKLFTDNLGNKTILGVTNDITDEHAKNELLKSNYDDLLKVNNQLKIFDESSKQSEILGKYGSWILNFNTLKINYSDNRYRLLGYEPQEFEPSIDNLFSYVHPEDKKTVDKAFKKAMISMELPSINYRVITKDGRIRNFRTIAKSYIDLSGTQNMIGTTRDVTEDYNKSLQLKQRNIELQKHVKELNDFNQVASHDLQEPLRKIQTFISRINEKEKENITDIGKEYLSRMEIASERMRVLINDLLQYSKANRSENNLVKTNLNETLRDSLAELSQNIEDKKAVINYTELPTINAIPFQMQQLFSNLLSNSLKYSKTNTVPIISIDYSEITAKTEVVLNDKSTKKYYKINFTDNGIGFEQEFSKKIFLLFNRLHGKTEYHGTGVGLAICEKIVENHKGLIFANSKPNEGAIFTIYFPVPIS, encoded by the coding sequence ATGAAATACATCAGAAATAAGTCTTCCATTTATCACAAAATTATATTTACAATAAGTCTTTTTATACTATTTTTTATTAGCGTACTTACTGTAAAACACATCAAAAATATTTCAAATTCTACAAAACTACTCATGCATACGTATGAAGTAAATCTGGAATTGGAACATTTATACTCCAATATAAAGGATTCTGAAAACGACATGAGAGGTTATATAATCTCAAAAGACAATATTTATTTAATCCTTTATAAAATCGATATAAAAAATATAAACAAGTCTTTTTCAATAGTTAAAAAACTAACTAAAAACAATGTTAATCAACAAGAAAATTTAGAATCATTATATAAAATAGTCAACAAAAGATCAGAACACATAGCCAAATATTCGAATCTAGACAAAAATATTGATTTCTTAAAAAACTATGATTTCAAAAAGAATTTCAAAGAAAGTAGTAATCTTTTAATTGACATTAGAATCAAATTAAATGACATGGTTCACAATGAACAGTCAAATTTAACTCTACAAAATTCTTTATATGACAAGCAAATATATTTTACTCCAATCATCACATTAGGAATACTTTTTACAACCCTTTTACTTCTAATTTTTACATATTATAAAACTACAAAAGACATAGATAAAGTTCAGGCTGCAAATGTTAAATTGAATAAGTCTCAATTTTTAAGTTATCAAGCAGAAATCATTTCGGAGTTTGGTACCTGGGAATGGAATTTTAACTCTAGTGAAATAATCTATTCCGATAATTTATATCGAATATTGGGAGTTGAACCTAAATCTTTTGAAGCAAACCAAGATAATTTCATGAAGTTTGTACATCCAGAAGATGTAGAAATAGTAAATACGATTTTCGAAAATATTATTGTAGACGAAAATTTACAACATACTCACTTTAGAATTATTAGACCCGACAACACCATTCGTATGCTTCGTTCTGTTGGAAAATTGTTTACTGACAATCTGGGAAATAAAACAATTCTAGGAGTAACAAATGATATTACAGATGAGCATGCTAAAAATGAACTATTAAAAAGCAATTATGATGATTTACTTAAGGTTAATAACCAACTAAAAATATTTGATGAATCAAGCAAACAATCAGAAATTCTTGGAAAATATGGTAGTTGGATCCTAAACTTCAACACCTTGAAAATCAATTATTCAGACAATAGATACAGATTATTAGGTTATGAACCTCAAGAATTTGAACCATCTATAGATAATTTATTTAGCTATGTTCATCCAGAAGATAAGAAAACAGTTGACAAAGCATTTAAAAAGGCTATGATTTCAATGGAGCTCCCTTCTATAAACTACAGAGTAATTACTAAAGATGGGAGAATTAGAAATTTTAGAACTATTGCAAAATCATATATTGATTTAAGTGGCACACAAAATATGATTGGAACCACTCGAGATGTTACCGAAGATTATAATAAAAGCTTACAATTAAAACAGCGAAATATAGAATTACAAAAACATGTAAAAGAATTAAATGATTTCAACCAAGTAGCCAGTCACGATTTACAAGAACCTTTACGGAAAATTCAAACTTTTATTTCTCGAATTAATGAGAAAGAAAAAGAAAACATCACTGATATTGGTAAAGAATATTTATCAAGAATGGAAATAGCTTCCGAAAGAATGCGCGTATTAATCAATGATTTACTACAATATTCTAAAGCAAACAGATCTGAAAACAATCTTGTAAAAACAAATTTAAATGAAACATTAAGAGATAGTTTAGCCGAATTATCTCAAAATATAGAAGATAAAAAAGCTGTAATTAATTATACTGAGCTACCTACAATTAATGCTATTCCTTTTCAAATGCAACAGCTTTTCTCTAACTTATTGAGTAATTCATTAAAATATTCAAAAACAAATACAGTCCCAATAATTAGTATTGATTACTCTGAAATTACAGCAAAAACAGAAGTTGTTTTAAACGATAAAAGCACTAAAAAATATTATAAAATAAATTTCACAGACAATGGGATAGGTTTTGAGCAAGAATTTTCTAAAAAAATATTCCTACTGTTCAACCGTCTTCATGGCAAGACTGAATACCATGGAACTGGTGTAGGACTGGCCATTTGCGAAAAAATAGTAGAAAACCATAAAGGTTTAATTTTTGCAAATAGTAAACCAAATGAAGGAGCAATATTTACTATTTATTTTCCTGTTCCTATTTCATAG
- a CDS encoding YihY/virulence factor BrkB family protein encodes MKYYKQYIISLFKVVKNAFNGFSEHKVMKMSAALSYTTMFSMGPLLLVILFLSDFFWGREATEGTIYNQIKNFVGPSSAAQIQTIIENLAISDKGNMAGLIGVITLLIGATSVFAEIQDSINTIWGIKPKKQSGFWLYIKARLLSFGVIGSFGFILLVSLGISTIMDTLSNRFFSQFSNSLFYIIYIINNAMTFTVISLLFGAIFTILPDAEIKWRQVQLASFTTAILFMAGKFLISFYISNSNIQNVYGTAGSFVVLMIWVYYSSVILYFGAEFAKSYALQFSSDIIPSKFADLVHFVEIVSDEPTLQKAEKEFKVIKEQNL; translated from the coding sequence ATGAAATATTACAAACAATATATTATTTCATTATTTAAGGTCGTGAAAAATGCTTTCAACGGTTTCTCTGAACATAAAGTCATGAAGATGAGCGCTGCTTTGTCCTATACTACAATGTTTTCAATGGGACCATTACTCTTGGTTATTTTATTTTTATCAGATTTTTTTTGGGGAAGAGAAGCAACAGAAGGAACAATTTATAATCAAATTAAAAACTTTGTAGGTCCATCAAGTGCTGCACAGATTCAAACAATAATTGAAAATTTAGCCATATCTGACAAAGGTAATATGGCTGGATTAATAGGCGTCATAACATTATTGATAGGTGCAACATCCGTTTTTGCAGAAATTCAAGATTCAATTAACACAATATGGGGTATTAAACCTAAAAAGCAATCAGGATTTTGGCTATACATCAAAGCACGCTTACTATCATTTGGCGTAATAGGTAGCTTCGGATTTATATTATTGGTTTCATTAGGAATTTCGACGATAATGGACACATTGAGTAATCGTTTTTTTTCTCAATTTTCAAACTCCTTGTTTTATATTATTTACATCATCAATAACGCAATGACATTTACTGTTATTTCATTATTATTTGGAGCCATTTTTACTATCCTACCAGATGCTGAAATAAAATGGAGGCAAGTTCAATTAGCTTCTTTCACAACTGCTATATTATTTATGGCAGGTAAATTTTTAATTTCATTTTATATTTCGAACTCTAATATTCAAAATGTTTACGGAACAGCAGGTTCATTTGTGGTATTAATGATTTGGGTTTACTATTCCTCTGTTATACTTTATTTTGGTGCTGAGTTTGCGAAGAGTTATGCACTACAATTTTCCAGCGATATTATTCCATCAAAATTTGCAGATTTAGTTCATTTTGTAGAAATCGTTTCGGATGAGCCAACACTTCAAAAAGCAGAAAAAGAGTTCAAGGTGATTAAAGAGCAGAATCTCTAA
- a CDS encoding porin family protein → MKNQIKYLAAIAFTGLSLANIQAQTNSSNEPQFGIKGGVNFSNIYSTEVDDNNVLTSFNAGVYASFPVGDILSIQPEVLYSRKGGELTYDNAITSGKTQFKLNYIEVPILLKVNITDNLNVQAGPYFAYLIDSKVSNDANGDALDFEDSYSNDDFNKFDVGISGAIGFDFNSIGIGARYNYGFTTIGKERNIAGTTYTIPDGKNSSLSLYLSYKLN, encoded by the coding sequence ATGAAAAACCAAATCAAATATTTAGCCGCTATTGCTTTTACTGGGTTATCATTAGCCAATATTCAGGCACAAACAAATTCTTCAAATGAACCACAATTTGGGATAAAAGGAGGAGTTAATTTTTCTAATATATATTCTACAGAAGTTGATGACAATAATGTCCTTACTAGTTTTAATGCTGGTGTTTATGCTTCATTCCCTGTTGGTGATATCCTTTCAATACAGCCCGAAGTTTTATATAGTAGAAAAGGTGGTGAATTGACTTATGACAATGCAATCACATCAGGAAAAACACAATTTAAATTGAATTATATAGAAGTTCCTATCCTACTAAAAGTAAATATAACTGACAATTTGAATGTTCAAGCGGGTCCTTATTTTGCTTATTTAATTGATTCAAAAGTAAGTAATGATGCCAATGGAGATGCATTAGATTTTGAAGACTCCTATAGTAATGATGATTTCAACAAATTCGACGTTGGAATCTCAGGTGCTATTGGATTCGATTTTAATTCAATAGGAATTGGAGCTCGTTATAATTATGGATTTACAACTATAGGAAAAGAAAGAAACATTGCTGGCACAACATACACTATACCTGATGGAAAAAACAGTAGTTTAAGTCTGTATCTATCTTATAAATTAAATTAA
- a CDS encoding lmo0937 family membrane protein: MSNLLYLIAVVLVISWALGFFVYSAGSIIQYFISNCNNRNLTKNNRRKRNFKIIYKKQNYES, translated from the coding sequence ATGTCAAATTTATTATACTTAATAGCAGTTGTATTGGTAATATCCTGGGCATTAGGCTTTTTTGTTTACAGTGCAGGATCTATAATACAATATTTTATTAGTAATTGCAATAATCGCAATCTTACTAAGAATAATAGACGGAAGAGGAATTTCAAAATAATATATAAAAAACAAAACTATGAGAGCTGA
- a CDS encoding YtxH domain-containing protein: MRADKTIIGILGGVAVGALLGVLFAPDKGQNTRKKIAKKGNAVTDDLKEKLDSITNSFSEKYNSIVSKSEEFIQNEKDKAKV; the protein is encoded by the coding sequence ATGAGAGCTGACAAAACAATAATTGGAATTTTAGGAGGAGTTGCAGTAGGTGCATTATTAGGAGTATTATTTGCACCTGATAAAGGCCAAAATACAAGAAAAAAAATCGCAAAAAAAGGCAACGCTGTAACAGATGATTTAAAAGAGAAACTAGACAGTATAACTAATTCTTTCTCTGAAAAATACAATTCTATAGTAAGCAAAAGCGAAGAATTTATCCAAAACGAAAAGGACAAAGCTAAAGTTTAG
- a CDS encoding DUF6565 domain-containing protein encodes MKNLKITFALVATVIAFASCKDEKQEKAQKSLEAYSNYIDSVSNIQQEKAIENWALIESDYSRLKSEAEISLSTATDKTKLQDSLNTASIKYEEFKTNILSEKEKLDATDSKTVIYKTLFGPSYVSDDMKFNWVNKDNILSVYDNFVTTVQKNKDSYSREDWDEIKLVYEALDSRKNTVEKEGLTSHDNNKIALLKLKFAPMYTVNRMGAKSEENAEAKK; translated from the coding sequence ATGAAAAATTTAAAAATAACATTCGCCTTAGTTGCAACCGTAATAGCTTTTGCATCTTGTAAAGATGAAAAACAGGAAAAAGCACAAAAGTCATTGGAAGCTTACAGTAACTATATAGATTCTGTAAGCAATATTCAACAAGAAAAAGCCATAGAAAACTGGGCTTTAATTGAAAGTGATTACTCTAGATTAAAATCGGAGGCAGAAATTTCATTATCAACGGCAACTGATAAAACAAAACTACAGGACAGCTTAAACACTGCATCTATCAAATACGAAGAATTTAAAACTAACATTTTATCTGAAAAAGAAAAATTGGATGCAACTGATTCAAAAACGGTTATTTATAAAACCTTATTTGGACCAAGTTATGTTAGTGATGATATGAAGTTTAATTGGGTAAATAAAGACAACATTTTAAGTGTCTATGATAACTTCGTAACAACAGTTCAAAAAAACAAAGATTCTTATTCTCGTGAAGATTGGGATGAAATCAAATTGGTTTATGAAGCCTTAGATTCAAGAAAAAACACTGTTGAAAAAGAAGGTTTAACGAGTCATGACAATAATAAAATTGCATTACTAAAACTTAAATTTGCACCAATGTACACCGTTAATAGAATGGGAGCAAAATCAGAAGAAAATGCTGAGGCAAAAAAATAA